A stretch of DNA from Gavia stellata isolate bGavSte3 chromosome 18, bGavSte3.hap2, whole genome shotgun sequence:
TTCTGGTTGCTATTATAGTAATTACcaacttttatatttttatctgtGCCCTGTAATATCACATAATTCACAAATTGGATGAAAATGCTtggtactctttttttttttcttttttaaggtcCTAGATGGCAGTGTGATTACAGCAAAACGAACAGCTGCAGTTTCTGCAATTGCTACCAAGGTAtgtcttctgtttctcaaaTTGGGACAGATTTAGTGGtgttatatataaaataactaGAAGGAATGATGTAAATGGCTTTCGTCAAATACATCTTTAAGTTAGATGTATGATAACGTATGTACCTTCAGGGAAGACTTAAAAGCGGggtgattttctgttttgcatgaGTCATGTCTGGCTTTAACATTTTATGTATGATTGGAGAAGGAATCAGAGCTATGATTCTGTGGCTTGTTCTGCACTCTTTTCTGGGCATTTGCTGAGGCGTCCTcctctctgatttttctttcttttgtgcttgTTTTAACGTGCTCCTTAATGGCTTTGGGTGATACAGCTGTGATGataaattcagttttgtttagAGGTATGTTTTCTGCTGTCGGGCCAGGACAGGTGGGTTTTACTGGacctggagaaagaggaaaaaggcacATTTCCAGGGGGCAATATGGGTCCTCTTAAGATAGATGATGCCCAGGATAGATAGATGACATGTCCGGaggtggctggctggctgtCAGTTTCTCTGTTGTCACTGGAAGATGTCCAGCTGACTTTCCCTGACTACAGCCATAAACTTCAGTCTCTGAAGACAGGTGAGGTGTATCTTGCTGTATGTTGCTTTACAGGATTTCAATTTCAGTTGGAAATAGTTggttttgaattcttttttaaaactatatttGGCTGGCCCGCTAATAGCAGGAGGAGAGCCAGTCACCGTCCATAGCACAGCAGGGTTTTAGTCTTCATCTCAAAGGGCGAGGCAATAAGAAGAGGGACTAAGCTCTGTTTTTCACCCATCAGCTTTGCATCAGACTGAAGGCTGATCTCACCACTTCGTTAGTGGCAGTCTTCATGCCAGTGTGACTCTATCCATGGCAATAGAGCTAAACTGATGTAAAATTGGAGTGAAGAACCTGTCCCTAAGAGCTTCCCCTGGTCCAAGGGACAGAACAATTTACAATGGATTCCTTGGACATGAGGTTATAGGACCTCATTCCTCTCAGCCATTCTATACTCAGGCAGTTCTGACAGTTTTTACACAGTCAAGGCTCTGCTGGCCTCAAAGGAGCTTGGCTGCTGGAGAGACTTCAAGATCAGATCCTTCATTGTCGTCTGCTGTTTTGGGAAACTTTCAGGAGTGTTTGAGTTCAGCTCATAGTTGTCATCTTGTCCTCTTTATGGCATTTGCTTTTCAATCACCCATGCTTTTATACAAGGAACCTTTGAAATCAGTGCTTCAGAGTCTTTGAAAGGAACATTGTAAAGAGTTCTTGCTACCGAAAAATGGAAtcaatgagatttttttcaatttatttgcAGCAGAATAAGTGTTGAGAGCCTAGACATTTCTAAAGCTTTTTGTACAGAAGCGAGCGGCCACAGCAAATGCATAAACAAGACACAAGGATGGCTTCAGGCTGCACTCCAGCAGCCCTCTCTTCACCTTTGCCAAGTACTGGTGAATCAGAGGCAGGAACTAAAccagaaaaccaaaagcaatcgtagaactgaattttaatatttgttcCTCAGAACCATCCCTATTTTTACAATACCTGATGCATATGTATCATGGCTCTTACAATGCCAAGGTCTGCTTGTGGTATGATTTATGGCTTCAGTGAGTTGAAAAAGAAGGTTTAGTTTGAGTATCCCAAGACCAGTTTACCCATGCATCTATCACTTTCAGTACTGATAGCTTTGGGTATTATGAGCCCGGTTTTCAGCCAGTGCAGAATATCAACATTTTACACTTAATTAGTCACCTAGGTGTAACACATTATACTAATATTAGAGTGTGCCGAGGCCCCAGAATTTGCACTGGCTCATGCTGTTGCATGTTAAGTCTGAATTTCAAGAGTCTGATAATTCAAAACCGGAATCAAGCCAAGATATACTTTGGTGCTATTGACACTagcttttgcatttaaaagaaattatatatatatatggtgGTAATTGAATATTGGTTTATATTAATATGAATCAATACTAGCTTTTgcataaaaacattatttttttgtttaaaaggatTAAGGatactgctttcttttgtagTATTTTGATATATATTTGTCATATCTGTTAATATATTGTCCttacatattctttttttgtgttttatactGTTCAGTTGTTAATGCCAGCTTTTGCAGAAGTGCTGTGCATTTTGGGAGCTGGTGTTCAAGCATATAGCCATTATGATATCTTCACGGAGCTGTTCACATTTAAAGAGGTAATGGACACACCTTAACAGGATACATCTATTTGACTCTATTATGTTTCAGGAGCACTTAATATAAATAAACCATGCTATAGCCAATGAAGTTAAAGGattaatcatattttgattacaTTTTTACAGAACCCAAGAATATTCTGAACAGCTGTAGAATTTCTTGCTCAAATGttggtcttaaaaaaaaaaaaggggggggcgGGGTTGGAGACAAAGTCAAGTTTCGAATGGCTTTTTCTCTCTGAGGAAAATCCTACTGTGTATGGCATACTTGGACGAGCTTTCTGTGACTTTCccttacaaatattttcaataaatatatttatcttaTAAATATAGCTCTACAAGGAGCTGTTATTCTGGTGTTACAAAACAGTCATTCAAATGTAGCTGCACACACATGAAATTTAGTCACTTGTATGATGAGAAaattaaaggggaaaaaccTCACATTTAGGATACATGTAATTTTCCATTGAAAACTGAAACAGTGTTGTGTTTCAGCAAGAAGAAATACTCCAAGCTAatatgtttgtctttttttccttgaaggtCAGGATATGGAATCGCACCAAAGAGAAAGCGGTGAAGTTTGCTAATTCAGTTAATGGTCCAGTGCAGGTCTGCTCTTCTGCTCAGGAGGCAGTTACTGGGGCTGATGTGATTGTAACAGTCACTATGGCAACAACACCAATTTTATTTGGAGACTGGGTAAAACCAGGGGCCCATATCAATGGTATGCTATGTTCTCATCGTTTGAAGGATATATTTATTATCACATTGTTTAGCATCAAAAACTGTTGAAAAGCAATACTCTCTGCTTCTCAGAATGAATGTTCTTTTCCATGTTGACTTTTTCCCTTTAGTGAGGACTGCTTTTCCCAGCCCTGTCTTCCTGGATGTCTGGAGCCAGAACTCCTGCATATTCCAGCACTGGATGTTTGCTAGAGCATGGGATGTGCTTTTTTCCCTAGTGGTGCATCATCTTTGCTACCATGTTGTCATTTGATGCTCACCTTGCTCTCCATTTATATAACGTGTACAAACATGTTATTTCTAAAGTGATTGCTGCTCAGTCTACTGTTTCCCTGGTAGTTGTCATCTTTGCTTCACCCAGTTCACCTCTATTTGTTACTTTTTGGGCTGatcacattgatttttttttttttattttttttccccacttgaGTTAAAAAACTGTGATAACTGAGTTAAGAACTTCAGAATTTGACCTCTAATTATGGTGAGGTTTGAggggtgctttttttttttttctgtctttataatAATGTTGCCACACTATTGCTTGGAGTATTTGGACATGCCCccatttgcttattttattaattgtGGGCCTGGTTCAGATGACCTTGTGCACTTTCCAAATGGCATGGTAATAAGACAAAAACAACTTGTCAGAGGGAACAATTTAAAGGAAGGTCCCACATTCCAGCAGCATTCTACCAATTTTTTTAACTCAGTTTAGTCCTTTGTCATTGAATATTGTTGTCTGTGTTATGTCACAGAATGGAAGCCAGAAGTACAACCAAAATCAATTAAGGTCTACAGTCAGTGAGGCAACACATACACAAAGATCCCTCTcgtttctttgccttttttttttccctccactgaGGCATTTGTGCTGTTTGAAGAGGCATTCAGGCAATGTGGAATTTATTATTCTGTAGCAGTTGGAcaatttgtaaaaatatttaactacagtataacttttattttatctttttttagcCCATAACAAGTTGAAAGTGgtctttctgtatttaaaaagttaaactCCTTGATTTGTTCTCACTTTCTCCAGATAAGTGAAAATCCATAACCGGCTCAACTTGTACTGCTTATAAAGTTAGAAGGAAATAATAGAAGACTATAGGTTTAAAAATCCTAATTAGTAACATTAAACTCTCTGTCTGCATGTGCAAGTCTTTGCTGCACAGTACTTGGATTCTCATCTGTTCAGGATAATAGAGGGATTCTTcaaatcttatttttctctataGACACATAACAAACACAGTCTGGATCAAATGAAAGGTCTATAAAATTAAGGGCATTGGGTAACGATTAATAAAAGACAAGGGTACAAGAGATAATGGACAAAGGGAGATGATTTTCTTATGCCTCAGCTACCCAGAGTCTGCTGATAAGGGTATTCTACTGACAGATCAAATATTGAATGTTTTGGAGCAGCTGTATTAGGTGTTAGTTAACTcggtttaaaaaataaaaagcatcaaAAACCTGTTAATTCGGCAGTCGCAGAAATGGTTTACTGTTTGTCTGCAGAGGAGTTGTAGTCTGTATAACCTTAAGATCATCTTCTGAGTTGCGTCACCAAATGATCAACGTTTATTCTAACAGTGCCTTCTGTTCTCCGTACAGAGTAATTATGTCATGCTTATTTATCGGTGTAGTTTTCAAGGCTCCTAGCAAAGGCTTGTTTTGTAGCTATATATAGTTACACATaccaacagaaaaatgtaaagttATGAGATGATGAAGGGCTAAGCAGAACtacttcctcttctcctctctgTCAGCATTATTTGGAAGGAGCAGTTTGACTAGCGTACGAAAGAGGTGGAAACAGTGCCAGCAAAACAACTAGCTTCTGCTTCCTGAAGAGCTGCAGTTTAATGCTTTAGCAGGTTGAAATGCAAAGGCTGATTGATTTCAGTTGTTCTGGCTGTGTTATGAGGAATGTAAGATTTTTGTTGGTAGCAGCATCTGCATGACTAGAGGTCAAGGGTGCTGTACATCTTAATGAGCTATAATTTGGAAGGTTGCACCCAATATCATCCTTCATTGACATCAGTGGAAATCTAGGGGGTTAGCACCCTACAGAAACAGGCCATATATATGTCAGCGTTACAGCTGAGGCCTGGTTGAGAGAAATCCAGGTTTTTTCCCAGTTGCTCAGGCACatcatattttttttgttgttttatcaATCGGCATGTCTCCAGTGCTAATATCAGTTTGTTTGTATATTACGTTTCCACAATAATGTCTGTTGTTACTTCACACATGTCTTTTGGACAACATgtggtttgaatttttttaaacgTTCCTCCCAAGTTCATAAGTTTTGTTGTCTTAGCTGTTGGAGCAAGCAGACCAGACTGGAGAGAACTGGACGATGAACTGATGAAGaattctgttctgtttgtgGATTCCAGAGAGGCTGCTCTTACGGAATCGGGAGATGTTATATTATCAGGGGTAAGACTTTCTTAAATTATGGACTTTATTTTTGTGGCAATTGTCTTGCGTTTGAAATGAGTTGATACTGATGATGTGCGGCACTGAAACTTTTTAGAGCATCAGACGTAGTTAACGCTTTCCAGGCACAGGCTGAAAGATCTACTGGTTTCACACCGAGGCTTCTATATGCCTATGCCAAAACCATGCAACCTCTGTATCAACCATTACATGGTACCATATTACATTAGCATGTTTTCAGTGTTGGCCTTTGTGTACAATAACAAAGTATTGGTTTTGAAAGACCTACATTTCCTGCACTGTTTGGTAgttatgttaaatatttttcaaatctaTTTGTTAAAACTTCTAAGTTTATTCCCATAATATTTCAGTGTGATTGACACACATCAGGCCTCTAGAGAATGGATGACAGAAGCCAAGCAGACAGTGATCTGCAGAAATTTGATGGCAGGCGCTCTTTTAGGTTTAATGGaggtttcttcctcttttaaagTTTTTGCAGTACAAATATGGTTTCCATTTCTGGGGTTTAATATAAGAGGTCCAGATACAGTAAGGTGTGTGGAACCCCATGTATTTTGTAGGATAA
This window harbors:
- the CRYM gene encoding ketimine reductase mu-crystallin isoform X2; the encoded protein is MPAYSAADDALTTKLVTFYEHKKDSSVPSHQATVLLFDPRNGSLKAVLDGSVITAKRTAAVSAIATKLLMPAFAEVLCILGAGVQAYSHYDIFTELFTFKEVRIWNRTKEKAVKFANSVNGPVQVCSSAQEAVTGADVIVTVTMATTPILFGDWVKPGAHINAVGASRPDWRELDDELMKNSVLFVDSREAALTESGDVILSGAEIFAELGEVVKGTKPALPEKTTVFKSLGMAVEDTVAAKFVYDSWSAGN
- the CRYM gene encoding ketimine reductase mu-crystallin isoform X1, producing the protein MDSTPPVFIGAGEVEKHLHRASLLLPALEAALADFSAGAEGGVVQPVRTVVPVHRHGGFLGVMPAYSAADDALTTKLVTFYEHKKDSSVPSHQATVLLFDPRNGSLKAVLDGSVITAKRTAAVSAIATKLLMPAFAEVLCILGAGVQAYSHYDIFTELFTFKEVRIWNRTKEKAVKFANSVNGPVQVCSSAQEAVTGADVIVTVTMATTPILFGDWVKPGAHINAVGASRPDWRELDDELMKNSVLFVDSREAALTESGDVILSGAEIFAELGEVVKGTKPALPEKTTVFKSLGMAVEDTVAAKFVYDSWSAGN